One window of the Thermoanaerobaculia bacterium genome contains the following:
- a CDS encoding efflux transporter outer membrane subunit — MKNRFLSSFILVAIMILIPGCTMIPDYVRPEPPVPDTWPETEGSASVSNPEHPIPDSFWMDYYSDPQLQSVIELALANNRDLRLTALNIEKARALYRIQRSELTPSFGMQVTGEKYRLPEQMTEDGVAETVEQYSVQVGFISWELDFFGRIRSLKEKALNQYFALEQTHLAARISLIGTVAQTYLTCASDRENLALARETLKTQQTYLDMIQRSRDLGLATDLDLSQAISQVEAARLDVSRYEGLTALDKNALDLLVGSTVDPDLLPASLPDLSGFHAISPGIPSDVLLQRPDILQAEYLLKSMNANIGAARAAFFPRISLTAGFGTMSPELSGLFTSGSGTWTFAPQLLTPIFAGGLQLARLKAARVDREMAVAEYEKAIQTAFREVSDTLTLRASFAKQIQAQRSLVEALDRTFQLSKARYDAGLDGYLGVLVAQRSLYAAQKGLIALRLASQVNDINLYKALGGGKTGANPEEKTEPAGDEIIE, encoded by the coding sequence ATGAAAAACCGATTCCTATCCTCATTCATCCTGGTCGCAATCATGATCCTGATTCCGGGCTGCACGATGATCCCGGACTACGTCCGCCCTGAACCGCCGGTCCCTGACACCTGGCCGGAAACAGAAGGATCTGCCTCTGTGTCAAATCCGGAACATCCCATTCCGGACAGCTTCTGGATGGACTATTACTCGGACCCGCAACTTCAATCCGTCATTGAGCTGGCTCTGGCGAACAATCGAGACCTCCGTCTGACAGCCCTCAACATAGAAAAGGCCCGGGCTCTCTATCGAATCCAGCGTTCAGAGCTGACTCCATCCTTCGGAATGCAGGTTACGGGAGAGAAGTACCGCCTGCCGGAGCAGATGACGGAAGACGGCGTCGCGGAGACGGTGGAGCAGTACTCGGTTCAGGTCGGGTTCATATCGTGGGAACTGGATTTTTTCGGCCGAATCCGAAGCCTTAAAGAAAAGGCTTTGAACCAGTATTTCGCGCTGGAGCAGACCCATCTCGCCGCCCGGATCTCTCTGATCGGAACCGTGGCCCAGACCTACCTCACCTGTGCATCGGACCGGGAAAATCTGGCCCTGGCCCGGGAAACTCTCAAGACCCAGCAGACATACCTCGACATGATTCAGAGAAGTCGAGACCTCGGGCTGGCGACGGATCTCGATCTCAGCCAGGCCATTAGCCAGGTCGAAGCCGCCCGGCTGGATGTATCCAGGTATGAAGGGTTGACGGCCCTGGATAAGAACGCCCTGGATCTTCTGGTTGGATCCACCGTCGATCCGGACCTTCTGCCGGCATCCCTGCCGGACCTGTCCGGGTTTCATGCCATTTCTCCCGGCATACCCTCTGATGTGCTTCTCCAGCGTCCCGACATTCTCCAGGCCGAGTACCTGCTGAAATCGATGAATGCAAATATCGGTGCCGCACGCGCCGCGTTCTTTCCCCGGATTTCCCTGACAGCAGGTTTCGGGACGATGAGTCCGGAACTCTCGGGCCTCTTCACATCGGGAAGCGGGACCTGGACCTTTGCTCCTCAGCTCCTTACTCCAATCTTCGCGGGAGGCCTGCAGCTGGCCCGGCTGAAAGCTGCCAGGGTAGACCGTGAGATGGCCGTGGCCGAATACGAAAAGGCCATTCAGACCGCGTTTCGCGAAGTCAGTGACACCCTGACTCTTCGTGCATCCTTCGCAAAACAGATCCAGGCTCAAAGATCACTCGTGGAGGCCCTGGACCGGACCTTTCAACTCTCCAAAGCCCGTTACGACGCCGGACTCGATGGATACCTGGGCGTCCTCGTCGCACAACGATCCCTGTACGCGGCGCAAAAGGGCCTGATCGCCCTCCGGCTCGCTTCCCAGGTGAACGACATCAATCTGTACAAGGCGCTGGGCGGAGGAAAAACGGGAGCAAATCCTGAGGAAAAGACGGAGCCCGCGGGGGATGAGATAATCGAATAA
- a CDS encoding ATP-binding protein, giving the protein MKVQLDLASDESVLETAESVIEQFLETLDWNEDEIYWFCLAIREVLINAIVHGNGRDPEKKVFLTVENNGEFVKATIIDEGKGSEIPKIPDALSPQNLLKPHGRGLYLAQQIVNKIQMTRTQSGGLEVQLFKTMTQGGSNENTHRRTG; this is encoded by the coding sequence GTGAAAGTTCAACTGGATCTTGCCAGCGATGAAAGCGTCCTGGAGACGGCAGAATCGGTAATCGAACAGTTTCTCGAAACGCTGGACTGGAACGAAGATGAAATCTACTGGTTTTGCCTGGCAATCCGAGAAGTTCTGATCAATGCTATCGTCCACGGAAACGGAAGAGATCCCGAAAAAAAGGTATTTCTTACCGTTGAAAATAATGGTGAATTCGTCAAGGCTACAATCATCGACGAGGGGAAGGGATCGGAAATCCCAAAGATTCCGGATGCTCTTTCTCCCCAGAACCTTTTAAAGCCTCACGGCCGGGGATTATACCTCGCCCAGCAGATCGTCAATAAAATCCAGATGACCCGAACCCAGAGTGGCGGGCTGGAAGTTCAACTCTTTAAAACCATGACACAGGGAGGAAGCAATGAAAATACGCATCGAAGAACAGGGTAA
- a CDS encoding STAS domain-containing protein — MKIRIEEQGNVSVIRLDGKLTTGSGDVSLRQTIKDLLDKDRKSILIDMARVKNIDSGGIGEMVSSYTTAKNRGAALKLLNMPERAMAIFHMTQLITVFEVYEDEKEALTSF; from the coding sequence ATGAAAATACGCATCGAAGAACAGGGTAACGTATCGGTCATCCGTCTGGACGGGAAACTCACAACTGGATCCGGCGATGTCAGTCTCCGTCAGACGATTAAAGACCTGCTCGACAAAGATCGCAAGTCGATTCTTATTGACATGGCCAGGGTGAAGAACATCGATTCCGGCGGCATCGGTGAAATGGTCTCCTCCTATACGACCGCCAAAAATCGCGGCGCCGCCCTTAAGCTCCTCAATATGCCCGAGCGTGCCATGGCCATCTTTCATATGACTCAGTTGATCACCGTATTTGAAGTCTATGAGGATGAGAAGGAAGCTCTGACCTCTTTCTGA
- a CDS encoding tyrosine-protein phosphatase: MADHPSSRPKRLLSPLAWIILISVAGILSLLYGFISTNVHSVAEGQVIRSAQLSSKSLTRLIQKYGIHSVISLRGEHEEDEWYRKEKELCDTRGLTYIAIEASASRLPSDRTIRTLLSIWNSSPRPILVHCHSGKDRTGLAAVIFEILNGEPLPKALRQLSWRKLHFCKKETCPLHNFFARYETFLQKSGQPHSAKLFQTWCLDDYYPPPYARKIEVITFPGQIEPGASCKGVVQVTNLSDQAWMMHSETLKGIRFGLRVLGPLETLPPVAEEDLELYFHRHRAESNDVLRVGMEEDRWEPGEMRELTFTFLAPPHPGTYLYQLDMVDEMVTWFYVRATPATYRFVDARGTDPAL, translated from the coding sequence GTGGCTGATCATCCTTCTTCACGACCCAAACGGCTTCTTTCGCCTCTGGCCTGGATTATTCTCATCTCCGTCGCCGGCATTCTTTCTCTACTTTATGGCTTCATCTCCACCAACGTTCACTCTGTCGCGGAAGGGCAGGTTATTCGGAGTGCTCAGTTATCTTCAAAATCCCTCACCCGGTTGATCCAGAAATACGGCATCCATTCCGTCATTTCCCTGCGGGGGGAACACGAGGAAGACGAATGGTACCGAAAGGAGAAGGAACTCTGCGACACCCGCGGCCTGACCTATATCGCAATCGAAGCCAGCGCCTCCCGCCTGCCGTCGGACCGCACCATCCGCACCCTGCTTTCCATCTGGAATTCATCCCCACGTCCTATCCTGGTTCATTGCCATTCCGGAAAGGACAGAACGGGCCTGGCGGCAGTGATCTTCGAAATCCTGAATGGAGAGCCGCTTCCAAAGGCTCTACGCCAGCTGTCCTGGCGAAAACTCCATTTCTGCAAAAAAGAGACATGTCCTCTCCACAACTTTTTCGCCCGCTACGAAACCTTCCTTCAAAAGAGCGGTCAACCCCATAGTGCGAAGCTGTTTCAGACCTGGTGCCTCGATGATTACTATCCGCCCCCCTATGCAAGGAAGATCGAGGTCATCACCTTTCCGGGACAGATCGAACCCGGGGCCTCCTGCAAAGGAGTCGTCCAGGTGACGAATCTGTCCGATCAGGCCTGGATGATGCATTCCGAGACCCTGAAGGGAATTCGATTCGGGTTACGGGTTCTCGGCCCTCTGGAAACCCTTCCACCTGTTGCGGAAGAAGACCTGGAGCTTTACTTTCACAGGCACAGGGCGGAATCGAATGACGTCCTTCGCGTCGGCATGGAAGAAGATCGCTGGGAGCCTGGGGAGATGCGAGAGCTTACCTTCACCTTTCTTGCCCCGCCTCATCCGGGGACCTACCTCTATCAACTTGATATGGTGGATGAAATGGTTACGTGGTTCTATGTTCGAGCCACACCGGCAACGTATCGCTTTGTGGACGCTCGAGGGACAGACCCTGCCCTTTAA
- a CDS encoding permease-like cell division protein FtsX encodes MRQVLYFIREGLKILLFHRRISLLAIGVVALTLFVAGLFFLVTENLSGLESQWRNQQRLTVYYTADAGEEDIEKVDTLLKGSAEVLSHTFVDESQALDNFRSTFPSLEKVVDLVGENPFSAYTVVLLKPGAEIEVQGLISRLNLNESVSDVQYDVTWLKKLNSMVMFLRFVGIFFGLLLGVGAVVTVTNVVRMATLVHEDEIRILWLVGATPSYIRGPFMMQGILLGIGGGLFSLLLLFVAYHVILHQVQANFSILWNFLAVSFLPIPYIGAIVIAGFLCGILGSFITLRG; translated from the coding sequence GTGAGGCAGGTGCTGTACTTTATCCGGGAAGGTCTGAAAATTTTACTTTTCCATCGTCGGATTTCTCTTCTGGCCATTGGTGTTGTTGCTCTTACGCTCTTTGTGGCGGGTCTTTTCTTCCTGGTTACAGAGAACCTGAGCGGTCTGGAATCTCAGTGGCGGAACCAGCAGCGGCTGACCGTTTACTATACCGCAGATGCCGGTGAAGAGGATATTGAAAAGGTGGACACGCTTCTCAAAGGTTCAGCCGAAGTTCTGTCCCACACCTTCGTGGACGAGAGCCAGGCCCTGGATAACTTTCGATCCACCTTTCCCTCCCTTGAAAAGGTCGTGGATCTGGTGGGAGAGAACCCCTTTTCGGCCTATACTGTCGTTCTTCTGAAGCCCGGTGCGGAAATTGAGGTGCAGGGCCTTATCAGCCGGCTCAATCTGAATGAATCGGTTTCCGATGTTCAATACGACGTGACCTGGTTGAAAAAGCTCAATTCCATGGTGATGTTCCTGCGTTTTGTCGGAATCTTTTTCGGTCTTCTGCTGGGTGTCGGGGCTGTGGTGACCGTAACGAACGTTGTGCGTATGGCTACGCTGGTCCATGAAGATGAGATTCGTATTTTATGGCTTGTGGGTGCGACCCCCTCCTATATCAGGGGTCCCTTTATGATGCAGGGAATTCTTCTGGGTATCGGAGGTGGACTGTTTTCGCTCCTCCTGCTTTTTGTGGCCTACCATGTCATCCTCCATCAGGTTCAGGCCAATTTTTCCATCCTTTGGAACTTTCTGGCCGTCTCCTTTCTCCCCATTCCCTATATCGGTGCGATTGTGATTGCCGGATTTCTCTGCGGCATTCTGGGAAGTTTTATTACCTTGCGAGGGTAA
- the ftsE gene encoding cell division ATP-binding protein FtsE has product MIQMYHVTKHYPPGIRALTDVNLQIDKGEFVFITGPSGAGKSTLLRLIFRGDIPSSGQILVNGRNVTALPESKVPYLRRTIGVVFQDFKLIQRKTVFENIAFILNVLGVPYSEQRRKAYQILKLVGLHHRMNALPNQLSGGEQQRVSIARALINHPSLLIADEPTGNLDPDMARDIIALFEKLNFRGTTVIVATHNLLMVEQMRKRTVRLEHGRVTFDSREEAAS; this is encoded by the coding sequence ATGATCCAGATGTACCATGTGACGAAACACTACCCCCCGGGGATCCGGGCGTTGACCGATGTCAACCTCCAAATTGACAAGGGGGAATTTGTCTTTATTACCGGTCCTTCCGGGGCAGGCAAGTCAACCCTCCTTCGTCTGATTTTCAGAGGCGATATCCCCTCTTCCGGTCAGATCCTTGTAAATGGCCGAAACGTGACGGCTCTCCCGGAATCAAAAGTACCTTACCTTCGAAGGACCATTGGCGTTGTCTTCCAGGATTTTAAGCTTATCCAGCGGAAAACCGTGTTCGAAAATATCGCCTTCATTCTGAATGTTCTGGGTGTTCCCTATTCCGAGCAAAGGCGAAAAGCCTACCAGATCCTCAAGCTGGTGGGTCTTCACCACCGGATGAATGCACTTCCCAACCAGCTGTCCGGTGGAGAGCAGCAGAGAGTGTCCATCGCCAGAGCTCTCATTAACCACCCCTCTCTTCTGATTGCGGACGAGCCCACCGGAAACCTGGATCCCGATATGGCCCGGGACATCATCGCTCTCTTTGAGAAGCTAAATTTCAGAGGGACCACGGTCATCGTGGCTACGCACAATCTTCTCATGGTGGAACAGATGCGGAAACGTACCGTCCGCCTTGAACATGGAAGGGTTACCTTTGACAGCCGCGAGGAGGCTGCCTCGTGA
- a CDS encoding peptidase MA family metallohydrolase, which yields MLKFLTLLIFLQTSPFVVHAPKGYEDFESWIRTAGEERLKSMEQSLGVPLPRGYAVYLIPPDQGDLPDWAAGWASPGRITLRIRKMEDVPEVFTHELAHAIIWNASGHNDLPRWFQEGLAMYLAGESTALWSRVVVSVEGGPSLISLNHTFPSEGSAVTQAYAKSYLAVHVMIRRVGMEGIRTLLSEVRRGKNFDTILMDVAGLNIPGLDSTMKRRVRWSYVYLPLITSSSFLWLALTVFFIVVYIRKRTRAREILASWEDEANDPDVPCDETLPPGDPGVDRCQPPN from the coding sequence CGAGGATTTTGAATCCTGGATCCGTACTGCAGGAGAGGAGCGTTTGAAATCAATGGAGCAGAGTCTGGGAGTCCCGCTCCCCCGGGGATATGCCGTCTATCTGATTCCGCCCGATCAGGGGGATCTGCCGGACTGGGCTGCCGGGTGGGCTTCTCCGGGCCGTATTACCCTGCGTATCCGCAAAATGGAAGACGTTCCGGAAGTCTTCACCCATGAACTGGCCCATGCAATAATCTGGAATGCATCGGGTCACAACGATCTGCCCCGATGGTTTCAGGAAGGCCTGGCCATGTACCTTGCCGGAGAATCGACCGCCCTGTGGTCCCGGGTGGTCGTTTCCGTGGAGGGGGGGCCGTCCCTGATCTCCCTGAATCACACCTTTCCATCCGAAGGAAGTGCAGTTACCCAGGCGTACGCCAAATCGTACCTGGCTGTTCATGTGATGATCCGGAGGGTCGGAATGGAAGGGATTCGTACCCTTTTGTCCGAAGTCAGGAGAGGAAAGAATTTCGATACGATCCTTATGGATGTTGCAGGATTGAATATTCCGGGCCTGGATTCCACGATGAAGCGAAGAGTCCGATGGAGTTATGTTTACCTCCCCCTTATTACCTCATCTTCATTCCTGTGGCTTGCTCTCACTGTCTTTTTCATTGTAGTGTATATACGGAAACGAACCCGGGCCAGAGAAATTCTGGCCTCCTGGGAGGACGAAGCGAATGATCCAGATGTACCATGTGACGAAACACTACCCCCCGGGGATCCGGGCGTTGACCGATGTCAACCTCCAAATTGA